TGGTTTATAAGATCCGCATCTTTTAAGGGATGAAATAGTACAATTATTAGCTATTTTTGCATTATGAACAGTGTGTAAATATCTCTTGTAACTCATTTTCCATACGATATCACCAAGATATTTTTTGGGGTCTTTTATTAGTTCGGTATTTTGTATTTTTTTAGGTCTCTTTTGTAGTTTAAACGTTGTTTGAATTGCAGTCGAATCAGATAAGAGCCATGCTTCTATCTCAATAATAGGAATAAGAATTAAATAGTTGGTAAATGGTGAATTGTTCAATTTAGTTACAAGTAATTTTCTAAGCGTACTCTCATTTTTCGTATCAAGATCATGAATCAAGATGAGATATTTACAACCTATGTCATATAGATAATTCGCCCACCCTATACACTTCTTTGGAATGCTACCAGACCCTCGCCCTAGTCTTTTTTTAATTTTGAAAGAACTCCCCTTTCATTAGCAAGATCCATTTTTATCTGATTAATTTCATTAGTTGAGATAAAACCATTAGCAATTTCGTTATCCAAGGTACTATATATGTCACCAAGATAAAATGAATTCCTGTGTAATAGATTCATATGTTCAAACAACACTTTTTTCCATCCATCGGGTTTTTCTGTGGGATGAAAGGAAATCCACCGTAGTTATCTATTGCATCAAATTTCCCGTCGCACGTCGCGACTGTATGATCACACCCTGGGAAAGCAGTGACAGTATCACCGACAATTATCCCAGTAAAAGACAGATTCAAGGTTAATACACCTGTCGCGTTATTATGGTCGGTAATAAAACGCCTATTAACCAAGCCTGAAACAACAAATTCAACATACCCCCCGACAAAATGCGTACTATCAAATGTAGGATTTATTGAAACAATAAAACTCGAGCTTGTTATAGTCAGCCCGGAAACAT
This window of the Candidatus Neomarinimicrobiota bacterium genome carries:
- a CDS encoding DUF4276 family protein; the protein is MIHDLDTKNESTLRKLLVTKLNNSPFTNYLILIPIIEIEAWLLSDSTAIQTTFKLQKRPKKIQNTELIKDPKKYLGDIVWKMSYKRYLHTVHNAKIANNCTISSLKRCGSYKPLDKYIKSNL